In Candidatus Methylomirabilota bacterium, the sequence TTCGGCGTGCGCTGGGAGCGGGTGGGCGGCCGGGCGGTGGCCGCGCCCGGTCCCTGCTACGAGGGCCTCGAGGACCGGGTGCTCTCGGCCCTCGGCCGCGCGGGGCTCCTCGAGCGCGCCACGCTCATGGCGTTCAACCCCGACGTCCTCGCGCGCGTCCGCGCGCGGCTGCCGGGCCAGCGGACGGCGCTCCTCGTCGCCGCGCACCACGCGGCGCAGGCGGACGCGGGGCCCGAGGAGACGATCGACTGGGCCGTCGCCGCCGGCGCGACCGACGTGGGCCTCCAGCACACGCTCGTGAACGAGGCCGTCGTGAGGGCGGCGCGCCGGGCGGGCGTCCGCCTCGGTGTCTGGACGGTCAACGACGAGCCCGCCATGCGGAGGCTCGCCGACCTGGGCGTGGACGTGCTGACGTCCGACCGCCCCGACCTCGCGCTGCGGGCGGTACGGCGCGCGCCGTGACGCGGGCGCTCGCGCTGCTCCTCCTCGGCCTCGTGCTCGCGCCGGCCGGCGAGGGCCGCGCGGCGGGTCCGGCCGTAAAGGTCGCCGCGCACCGCGGCGGCGCGGGCCTCTGGCCCGAGGCCAGCCTGCTCGCCTTCCGGCAGGCCCTCGGCCTGGGCGTCGACCTCCTCGAGTTCGACCTCCACCTGACGCGCGACGGCGAGCTCGTCGTGCTCCACGACGCCACCCTCGACCGCACGACGACGGCCAAGGGCGCGGTGCGCGACCTGACCGTGGCCGAGCTCGCCCCCGCGCGGATCCGCGCGCGGGACGGGAGCGTCACCGACGAGCCGGTCCCCACGCTCGCCGAGCTCCTCGACCTCGCCGCGCCGGCCGCCGTCGAGATCCTGCCCGAGATCAAGGTGGGCCCCGACCGGCGGCCGTACGCGGGCATGGAGGAGAAGGTCCTCGGGCTCCTCCGGTCGCGCGGCATGCTCGGGCGCACGACCGTGCAGGCGTTCGAGCCGGCCACGATCCGGCGCCTCCTGGCGCTCGAGCCGGGTCTGCGCACGATGCTCCTCGTGAGCCGCGCGCGCGTCGAGCGC encodes:
- a CDS encoding glycerophosphodiester phosphodiesterase family protein, translated to MTRVAAHRGGALLWPENSLLAFRQAQALGCDFVEFDVHATADGEVAVIHDATLDRTSEGTGPVASMKAADLRRLRLREADGGLTDERVPRLEDVLAVVAPSPVALLVEVKGPAPGFGVRWERVGGRAVAAPGPCYEGLEDRVLSALGRAGLLERATLMAFNPDVLARVRARLPGQRTALLVAAHHAAQADAGPEETIDWAVAAGATDVGLQHTLVNEAVVRAARRAGVRLGVWTVNDEPAMRRLADLGVDVLTSDRPDLALRAVRRAP
- a CDS encoding glycerophosphodiester phosphodiesterase family protein — translated: MTRALALLLLGLVLAPAGEGRAAGPAVKVAAHRGGAGLWPEASLLAFRQALGLGVDLLEFDLHLTRDGELVVLHDATLDRTTTAKGAVRDLTVAELAPARIRARDGSVTDEPVPTLAELLDLAAPAAVEILPEIKVGPDRRPYAGMEEKVLGLLRSRGMLGRTTVQAFEPATIRRLLALEPGLRTMLLVSRARVERERAAPREAVRWVKELGATDLGMDHRLIDAAVIAEARRAGVRVAAWTVNEEGDLRRMIAVGVDVVITDRPDLALRLLGR